Genomic DNA from Solanum dulcamara chromosome 4, daSolDulc1.2, whole genome shotgun sequence:
AAACAAATATCGCTTATGCACAGTTACGTATCAAGGAAGAACCACACTAGAGACATGATCTCATAAACAaagttttctcatttttcattgaGATGACATACAAAGAAAGATCAACACCAGAGAGCCTAGCTGAGGTTTGCTCTGTCAAACTATGTCACTTCATAATAGTGTGGGAGTCTTTCTAAGCACTAAATCATTTGAGAAGAAGAGATTGAAAAAGATAGTTTCTCTTCAGATTTCCCTTGGGCATTGAAACAAACAGGGATGGAGCTCTCAACACACATCTcaaccaaaagaagaaaaaaaggaagctgaaaatattaattagtaaTAACAAAGTTAGCACAAAGATTTTAAGACATAACTGAAAGATAGAATACAATACCTCATTTCCGTAACATACTCCTTAACACCCAAAAGATGCCTTTTGGGCTCATATTTTGTGTTTATgtgcattattttaaataatcaaGGGATAGCCTGTCATCTACAACCAACGCAATAACAAGATCGCTAATTGCCAAAAGTAAACACTGTGACATGTAACTCATGCATCCCATTGGTGTTTTCCCTTTAATAAACATTATTCTTTACCAATCAAAAGGATCCATGTGCAAAGACTAAAAAGACTGAAACTGAAGAGAGATGCTGGAGAAACATAATTGATCTGAATTGGCCAGTGCATCATCAGAAGGTAACAGAGCAAAAGGAAATGGGAAAGAAACATAGCTTATGGACAGTACATACCCAGGAAGAACCACATTAGAGAAACGATCTCAAACAAATTCTTCTAATTTTCCGATGATATGACATAGAAAGATCAACACACAGATAGTCGACTGAGTTTGCTCCTGGCACACTATATTACTTCCTAATAGTGTGAGAGACTTACTGAGCGTTTTCTGAGAAGAAGAGATGGTAAAATAGTTTCTCTCTGAGACGCTCTTGGACATTGAAACAAAAGGGGGTGAAGCTGTAAACACACATTTCAACCAATTAAAAGGAGGAAGCTTATAATGGTAGAGAAATTTAAAAAGGGGCTAAGAGTTTAAGACATAACTGTAGAGATAGAATACAATGCCTAGTTTCATAGCATATCTTAATACTGTCTATTTTGGCGTCTAAATGAGAAGATACCTTTTGGGCTCATATTTTGTGTTAATGTGCACTTCCATATAATATCAAGGGAGAATCTGTCACCTAATGACCAATGCAATAAAAAGATTGCAAATTGCCAAGAGAAAACACTGTGAAATCAAAAGTGACGATACGGAAACATAAATGAATTGAATGCAAAATAGCAAACAAAAGGGGAAAAAAGTTAACTTCAGTGCTCACAATAGATCATTAATATTGTTTCAACAAGATGGTGCACAGTATTAGGACGTTGGAGTCATATTTTACCTATTACGTTACACCATTGTTCAAATGCCttatttttatgtttcttttacCTCGGCCAACACAAGCAATAACAATCATACTTGAATATACGAGTCACTCATAGGGAAGGTTGGCATACTCCGTTCAGTACTAATGATCAACTGAAATAGACCTTTCTTGATCTCGATTATATTGTGATAAGATACATCTTTTAGTGAATACTTAGCTTGTTTAGAAATAATAATACCAAGATAGAATAAGAAATTATAAACTTGCCTCATCTGACTTACACCTCTACATGAATGTTATGTATAAACTTCTGCTCAATGTTAAATTCCATTCTAAACCATGTACAATTATTATACATGTacacatacacacatatatactaaCTTCAAAACTTTCTCTAATAATCTCTTTTATTGAAGGAAATAACCAGACAAGAAGAACATAAATCCCACAAGTAGTCCACCATATATAAGCAATGCCTTTTGGCCAGAGGTAAGAGTATTACCACCTAAACCATACTGCTGATTCTGAGCAAACCCAGCAATCTCCACACTCTTGCTATCAAAGAAACTCTTCGCAGCACCGCAAGTCGCACACCTCCAATCTTCCGGCAGCTTTTCAAACGGCAACCCAGGAGGAATAGGATAGGAAGGGTCCCCAATAGCTTCATTATACTTGTACCCACAAGACCTACACTCATAAATCCCAGTATTCAACACAACAAACTTCTCCTCAAGCCTCCTATTGTCAAATTTCTCCTCCTCCTGCTCGGTTTCTGAAGTGGGTGTCTCGGAAGTCGGTTGTTCTGAGATGGGTTTGTCTTCTTTGGAGACATCAATGGACTTGGGTAGTAAATTGAATTGGGGTTTTGGGTATCTGTAAAAAGATGAAATTGAGTGGGATTTGAGGTGAAATGGTGGGAATGTGAGGTGGGTTTTGGGTTTAGGAGTGGATGGTTGGGTGAGTGAAGGTGAAGAAGAGAGGTTGAATGTGAAGGAAGCTCTAGTGGTTGCTGAAGCCATTCAAAAAGGATTCTTTTTCTTGTTCCTCTTACTGTTCCTTTGGATGAAAATGGATCAGTAGTGTTTGAACTTTTGAGTTCTTGGGGGTATTGTTGTGTGGTGAACATGTGGATATAGAGAAACCAACGAACAAGAAATCCATCAAAAAGCATATGCTAAATTGGATAAGGTATAAATATactaaatctcaaaatttatttttctttttgtgacttcttttctttccttttcacctttttggtcaaaaaaaaaagggaggGGGTTAATAATACTTTTAGGGATAGTTTGGTTTGTATACAAGTTGTGCTAGATAAGTTATGTTgagattaatttttaaaaaaaattactaaattacacattttatatttctatattttcaattatttcctattatttgtaaaaatttcaaaaatccctcttctgatacataggaatgatgctgatacatcgcgatctgatacataagtcattttcatgatacatcgctagttaatacaaaccaaacacaaaatgtatcagtaaaacataagttttactgctatttttgttgtgttcatggtatattaggtgttataagctgattcataagttttattgatattacaatgtttggtttgtatcaactagcgatgtatcatgaaaaagacttatgtatcaaatcgcgatttatcagcgtcattcgtatgtatTAGAAAtctagaaaaaagagaaaattcgggtaattaccaaaaaaatcgGGATAAATTGTAATTGGGCTTTTTTACTATGAGATTTAAGTATAATACCCTAGTTTTTATTGCTTGTTTGGTTGATCATATTCAAAGTTATATTCATTAcataatttctaagaataagttgtttgtttacgAAAATACCCTccatcttatttatttattttttttacattttctttgCAAACTTTAATTATtcattcctaaaaataaaatttcatcttatttaacttaaatatttttatttatgcattttcatGATTGTGCTAcgtgtttttaaaattaaactttcatcttatttaactttaaaaataaaactttcatcttatttagctttaaataaaattttcatcttatttaacttaaaaataaaactttcctcTTATTTAGCttagaaaaataaaacttccatcttgtttagcttaaaaataaaattttcattttaagtttattaaagtaaaagaaattttgttattaaaattatctacattttaaagttatctacattttaattgatatataaaatatattttttaagttagtaataaactatttaattaaaaatatgtaatttagtagtgGAGTAAACGgtttaagagaaatcaaaatataaataaacataaaaattagacaaataaattcaacttataatatattcataaatagaaattatatttataaaatgtaattttttaatagaaaaatatattatcataaaaacaacaattaattaaagttatgaatgtcattataaatgtatttaaaaattatgtaaatatatatgaatgtaaAAGTGGTGTATAAAAGAGGGTTTAAGggggtatttttgttattttatatttttattctaggataagttatcctggAATTAGTATTCCATCTCCAaggagggataacttatcccagtaATAATTGTTAAacctgggataagttatcccagcCTTTGCAACCAAACAAAGAATT
This window encodes:
- the LOC129884695 gene encoding uncharacterized protein LOC129884695; translation: MASATTRASFTFNLSSSPSLTQPSTPKPKTHLTFPPFHLKSHSISSFYRYPKPQFNLLPKSIDVSKEDKPISEQPTSETPTSETEQEEEKFDNRRLEEKFVVLNTGIYECRSCGYKYNEAIGDPSYPIPPGLPFEKLPEDWRCATCGAAKSFFDSKSVEIAGFAQNQQYGLGGNTLTSGQKALLIYGGLLVGFMFFLSGYFLQ